From one Dermacentor variabilis isolate Ectoservices chromosome 3, ASM5094787v1, whole genome shotgun sequence genomic stretch:
- the LOC142574875 gene encoding neprilysin-4-like, whose translation MYQHHLTIKNTGGYAKYWAAFFYILKGSSDKDATINQTLIERAMVLQEDVFRRLLFAMRPIGVQQLLVPIAKIRSYTPPLDSKQWLRAIKQLELQPDMESSEQLLITDKNFFQTMAAVMASYTDTQLLSLIAWSCAQLLAPAVDLQLLKYRYDQGVIRYRPYFCERFVETAYQLLVVALTSVSRFSRQERAVISANFDHLVATASALVNATDWLDAENRQLASVKLASTRLQLWPPEHFLENESLDRMYAAFPSAELSFAEYWIQSSRSAADTYHASANIDVLSYAVNYELPYLLYDAASGAVKVAVGAITPPLFYSDGTKAMFYGGLGFSMAVNLVASMDKQGLRWHPNGTFGDSFLSHAASQAFEDRDGCLATAEEAPVVDSPTYPIRPGSRTSVFPEIPALEVAYAAYRRSISESDDDSPQGISRNLSGDQVFFMTLCYMTCSLPGAVGPHTVDCNKAVSNSEAFARAFQCPYGSKMNPKKKCTFFTR comes from the exons ATGTACCAGCACCATCTCACGATAAAAAATACCGGCGGATACGCCAAGTACTGGGCTGCGTTCTTCTACATCCTCAAGGGAAGCTCTGACAAGGACGCGACGATAAACCAGACACTCATAGAGAGAGCCATGGTGCTGCAAGAGGACGTCTTTAGAAGGCTCCTATTCGCCATGCGTCCAATTGGAGTCCAACAACTACTGGTGCCAATCGCCAAGATTAGATCCTACACTCCACCTCTGGACTCGAAGCAGTGGCTAAGGGCAATAAAGCAATTAGAGCTTCAGCCTGACATGGAATCCAGCGAACAGCTTCTCATAACGGACAAAAACTTCTTCCAGACCATGGCGGCCGTGATGGCCTCGTACACGGACACACAGCTGCTGTCCCTGATTGCGTGGTCTTGCGCGCAGCTCCTGGCACCGGCAGTGGATTTGCAGCTGCTGAAGTACCGGTACGACCAAGGCGTCATACGTTACCGGCCATACTTCTGCGAACGTTTTGTCGAGACCGCCTACCAACTCCTGGTAGTTGCTCTCACCTCTGTGTCGCGTTTCTCAAGACAGGAACGCGCCGTCATCTCTGCGAACTTCGACCACCTGGTTGCAACCGCCAGCGCTTTGGTCAACGCCACAGACTGGCTGGATGCCGAGAACCGACAACTTGCATCCGTGAAGCTGGCTTCGACACGCCTGCAGCTGTGGCCCCCAGAGCATTTCCTGGAGAACGAGTCACTCGACCGCATGTACGCGGCTTTTCCGAGCGCCGAATTATCGTTTGCAGAATATTGGATCCAATCGAGTCGGTCTGCCGCTGATACGTACCATGCGAGTGCCAATATCGACGTCTTGAGCTACGCGGTCAACTACGAACTGCCGTACCTCTTGTACGATGCCGCAAGTGGCGCAGTGAAGGTAGCTGTGGGTGCCATTACTCCGCCCCTGTTCTACTCTGACGGGACCAAAGCTATGTTCTACGGAGGACTCGGATTCTCCATGGCGGTGAACCTCGTCGCATCCATGGACAAACAGGGACTGCGGTGGCATCCAAACGGCACTTTCGGCGACTCCTTTTTGTCCCA CGCCGCTTCTCAAGCCTTCGAAGACCGGGACGGCTGCCTGGCGACTGCAGAGGAGGCTCCCGTCGTCGACTCCCCCACCTATCCGATCCGACCCGGCTCCAGGACCAGCGTCTTTCCCGAGATTCCCGCGCTCGAAGTGGCCTACGCAGCGTACAGGCGTTCCATCAGCGAAAGCGACGACGACAGTCCGCAGGGTATTTCCCGGAATCTCTCGGGCGATCAGGTGTTTTTCATGACTTTGTGCTACATGACGTGCAGCCTTCCCGGAGCCGTGGGTCCGCACACGGTGGACTGCAACAAGGCTGTGAGCAATTCGGAGGCATTTGCGCGGGCTTTTCAATGCCCGTACGGATCAAAAATGAATCCCAAGAAGAAGTGCACATTCTTCACCCGATAA